A part of Lacibacter sp. H407 genomic DNA contains:
- a CDS encoding aspartate aminotransferase family protein, producing the protein MDGFNSWSTITLRRKVGNRSTISRHLQAQYNMNQRELFLKHVAQTSPAPLALEIVKAEGSRLWDAEGNEYIDLIAGISVCNVGHRHPKVVEAIKQQVDQYMHLLVYGEFVESPQVQYAKLLTDHMPASLNSVFFTNSGTEATEGAMKLAKRVTGRTEMVAFNNSYHGSTQGALSVMGDEYWRNSFRPLLPGVHHADYNSFEALELIGKNTACVIAETIQAEAGVNAPLKEWITALRKRCNETGTLLILDEIQCGFGRNGSLWAFEQFDVVPDILLLGKALGGGMPLGAFVADKELMWKLTENPVLGHITTFGGHPVCCAAGMAAMNVLLEEELVKGVAEKEILFRTLLHHPKIEAVRSRGLMMAVVFDSFETNKKVIDACIEKGVITDWFLFAANCLRIAPPLTIREEEITKACGVIIGCLDEL; encoded by the coding sequence ATGGATGGTTTCAACAGTTGGTCAACCATCACTCTGCGGAGGAAGGTGGGTAACCGTTCAACTATTTCCCGACATTTGCAGGCACAATACAATATGAATCAACGGGAACTATTTTTAAAACATGTCGCTCAAACATCCCCCGCACCGCTGGCGCTGGAAATTGTAAAGGCAGAAGGAAGCCGTTTGTGGGATGCTGAGGGTAACGAATATATCGATCTGATCGCAGGCATCAGTGTTTGTAATGTGGGGCACCGGCATCCAAAAGTGGTGGAAGCCATAAAACAACAGGTTGATCAGTATATGCATTTGCTCGTATATGGTGAATTTGTGGAAAGTCCGCAGGTGCAGTATGCCAAGTTGTTGACCGATCATATGCCAGCATCACTAAATTCTGTATTCTTCACTAACTCCGGAACAGAAGCAACCGAAGGTGCCATGAAATTGGCCAAACGGGTGACTGGTCGCACCGAGATGGTTGCATTTAATAATAGTTATCATGGCAGTACCCAAGGCGCATTAAGTGTAATGGGCGATGAATATTGGCGCAATTCATTCCGGCCGTTATTGCCGGGAGTTCATCATGCAGATTATAATTCCTTCGAAGCATTGGAGTTGATTGGAAAGAACACAGCGTGTGTAATTGCTGAAACCATCCAGGCAGAAGCAGGTGTAAATGCGCCTTTGAAAGAATGGATCACGGCCTTGCGTAAACGCTGTAACGAAACCGGTACCTTATTAATATTGGATGAAATACAATGTGGCTTTGGCCGAAACGGATCATTATGGGCATTTGAACAGTTTGATGTGGTGCCTGATATTTTATTATTAGGAAAAGCTTTGGGCGGCGGTATGCCATTGGGTGCATTTGTTGCTGATAAGGAATTGATGTGGAAGCTGACAGAGAATCCGGTGCTGGGCCACATCACAACCTTTGGCGGTCATCCGGTTTGTTGTGCTGCAGGTATGGCGGCCATGAATGTATTGTTAGAAGAAGAGTTGGTGAAGGGCGTGGCTGAAAAAGAAATTCTCTTCCGCACATTATTACATCATCCAAAAATTGAAGCCGTACGTTCACGTGGTTTGATGATGGCCGTTGTGTTTGATAGTTTTGAAACAAACAAAAAAGTAATTGATGCCTGTATTGAAAAAGGCGTGATAACTGATTGGTTTTTATTTGCAGCAAATTGTTTGCGTATTGCACCACCACTGACAATTAGGGAAGAAGAAATTACAAAAGCTTGTGGAGTGATAATTGGCTGTTTGGATGAATTGTAA
- a CDS encoding gamma carbonic anhydrase family protein, translating into MPVILPVEGVFPQFGNDCFIAPNATIVGDVVMGNECSVWFNAVIRGDVNSIRLGNKVNVQDGAVLHATYQKTKTIVGNNVSIGHNALVHGCTVHDNVLIGMGAIVMDNAIINSNSIIAAGAVVLEGTVVEAGSIYAGVPAKKVKDISQELIHGEINRIANNYIKYSGWFKDALTENT; encoded by the coding sequence ATGCCCGTAATTCTCCCCGTAGAAGGCGTTTTTCCACAATTTGGCAACGATTGCTTTATTGCCCCTAATGCAACAATAGTTGGTGACGTTGTAATGGGTAATGAATGCAGTGTGTGGTTCAATGCTGTTATTCGTGGTGATGTTAACAGTATACGACTGGGTAATAAGGTGAACGTGCAGGATGGGGCTGTGTTGCATGCTACATACCAAAAGACGAAAACCATCGTTGGTAATAATGTAAGCATCGGGCACAACGCTCTTGTTCATGGTTGTACTGTGCATGATAATGTGTTGATCGGGATGGGTGCTATTGTGATGGACAATGCTATTATCAACAGCAATTCAATTATAGCAGCAGGTGCTGTTGTGCTAGAGGGAACCGTAGTGGAAGCGGGAAGTATATATGCAGGGGTTCCTGCTAAAAAAGTAAAAGACATCAGCCAGGAGCTGATCCATGGCGAGATCAACCGGATCGCTAATAATTATATCAAGTATTCCGGCTGGTTTAAAGATGCCTTAACAGAAAACACCTGA